From Candidatus Neomarinimicrobiota bacterium, the proteins below share one genomic window:
- a CDS encoding purine-nucleoside phosphorylase translates to MTDTLKKYLETNPVDYGMILGSGLGDVASEIQAEQVLAYDKIPGFPKPTVEGHAGQFILGNWHGHRILAAKGRFHYYEGYSMDKILAIVDYFHAVGISHVIVTNAAGLMNEKYEKGVILRIDDFKDFTHKALEAGDLDLAKIREDEKEAIDRAVSQSNVSIGHGIYVWTTGPSYESPAEIQYFKELGADVVGMSTMPEVIRARSFGMKVYPFSCATNYAAGIKKEALYHEEVTETALKVSGNIKSLISSLLNVLDKS, encoded by the coding sequence ATGACGGATACCCTGAAAAAATATCTTGAGACAAACCCCGTTGATTATGGAATGATTCTGGGAAGCGGACTGGGAGATGTGGCATCTGAAATCCAGGCAGAGCAGGTTTTAGCCTACGATAAAATCCCCGGTTTTCCTAAACCCACGGTGGAAGGCCATGCCGGTCAGTTTATTCTGGGAAATTGGCACGGACACCGGATATTGGCTGCCAAAGGCCGTTTTCACTATTATGAAGGCTACAGCATGGATAAAATTCTGGCAATTGTGGACTATTTTCATGCTGTCGGGATTTCTCATGTCATTGTAACCAATGCCGCAGGACTCATGAATGAAAAGTATGAAAAGGGAGTCATTCTTAGAATTGATGATTTTAAAGATTTTACCCATAAAGCTCTTGAAGCAGGTGATCTTGACCTGGCTAAAATCCGGGAGGATGAAAAAGAGGCGATTGATCGTGCCGTTTCACAATCCAATGTGTCCATTGGGCACGGAATATATGTTTGGACTACCGGGCCTTCGTATGAATCGCCTGCGGAAATACAATACTTTAAAGAACTGGGTGCCGATGTGGTGGGAATGTCCACAATGCCGGAAGTGATCCGGGCCCGCTCTTTTGGTATGAAGGTCTACCCCTTCAGTTGTGCCACCAATTATGCCGCCGGGATTAAAAAAGAAGCGCTGTATCATGAAGAAGTCACAGAGACGGCTCTGAAAGTCAGTGGAAATATAAAATCCCTGATTTCATCCCTCTTAAATGTTTTGGACAAATCATAA
- the rlmN gene encoding 23S rRNA (adenine(2503)-C(2))-methyltransferase RlmN: MTIKHSLKDLLPEEMETWAQSKGYPSYKGRQMAQWIFQKGEDNPDFMHTLPKTFRELIHAEGNLHLTRLIGDGPNDFSRAFKFLFKLSDGKAVESVYIPSKKRRTVCVSSQVGCPLNCTFCQTARMGFQRNLTPGEIVDQVLHIRHLIPETMTNVVFMGMGEPFLNFDAVIQAARILNHESGLNIGARHITVSTAGIVPQILAFAELPYQFKLAVSLNAIRDDLRQTLMPINRQYPLSALLEAVKFYTRKTHRRVTFEYVMMRNVNISQRDADELVARLGELDCKLNLIPFNMTEAPYERPAEEEIQFFTDYLQQRASFPVMIRWSDGADKQAACGQLYTQIKQKETYDGYPEKIS; the protein is encoded by the coding sequence ATGACAATCAAGCATTCCCTGAAAGATCTGCTTCCTGAAGAAATGGAAACATGGGCTCAGTCTAAAGGCTATCCATCCTACAAAGGGCGACAGATGGCTCAATGGATTTTCCAGAAAGGGGAAGACAATCCGGATTTCATGCACACTTTGCCCAAAACGTTTCGGGAATTGATCCATGCTGAAGGGAATCTTCACCTGACTCGTCTTATTGGTGATGGACCGAACGATTTTTCACGCGCCTTTAAATTTCTTTTTAAACTGTCTGATGGAAAAGCGGTGGAGAGTGTTTACATCCCATCGAAAAAACGCAGGACAGTGTGTGTAAGCAGTCAGGTAGGCTGTCCCCTGAACTGTACTTTTTGTCAGACAGCCCGGATGGGATTTCAACGGAATCTGACGCCCGGAGAAATTGTAGATCAGGTTTTACACATTCGCCATCTGATTCCGGAAACCATGACCAACGTGGTGTTTATGGGTATGGGAGAACCTTTTCTCAATTTTGATGCGGTGATACAGGCAGCACGGATCCTGAATCATGAATCGGGTCTCAATATTGGAGCCCGGCATATCACGGTTTCCACTGCAGGCATTGTCCCCCAAATCCTTGCCTTTGCCGAGTTGCCTTATCAGTTTAAACTGGCTGTATCCCTCAATGCCATCCGCGACGACTTAAGGCAAACGCTGATGCCGATAAACAGACAATATCCTTTGTCTGCTCTTTTGGAAGCTGTTAAATTTTACACCCGGAAAACCCATCGCAGAGTCACTTTTGAATATGTGATGATGAGGAATGTCAATATATCCCAAAGGGATGCCGATGAACTGGTAGCCCGTCTAGGTGAATTGGATTGCAAACTGAATCTGATTCCTTTCAATATGACTGAGGCTCCCTATGAAAGGCCGGCTGAAGAAGAGATACAGTTTTTTACTGACTATTTACAGCAACGAGCGTCTTTTCCGGTAATGATACGATGGAGTGACGGAGCCGACAAACAGGCAGCGTGTGGACAGTTATACACACAGATAAAACAAAAGGAAACTTATGACGGATACCCTGAAAAAATATCTTGA
- a CDS encoding DUF523 domain-containing protein codes for MKEKLLISGCLAGLSCRYDGGSKPHPHLDDLRKDYDLIPVCPEQAGGLSTPRIPNELQDSAAEILFGRGKVKNQAGEDCTEQFIRGANETLKVVRLLEIKKALLKDGSPSCGKNRVYDGTFSGKSITGRGITAEKLHDEGVDIYSEDETDQL; via the coding sequence ATGAAAGAGAAACTTCTTATTTCTGGTTGTCTGGCCGGACTTTCCTGCCGTTACGACGGTGGTTCCAAACCACATCCCCATTTGGATGATTTAAGAAAGGACTATGATCTGATTCCGGTATGTCCTGAACAAGCCGGTGGATTATCCACCCCAAGAATTCCGAATGAGTTGCAGGATTCTGCAGCTGAGATTCTTTTCGGGCGGGGAAAGGTTAAGAATCAGGCCGGTGAAGATTGTACCGAACAATTTATTCGGGGTGCAAACGAAACATTAAAAGTTGTCCGTCTGCTGGAGATAAAAAAAGCACTTTTAAAAGATGGATCTCCATCGTGTGGAAAAAACCGTGTTTATGACGGCACCTTTAGTGGGAAATCCATAACAGGCAGGGGCATTACGGCTGAAAAGCTTCATGATGAAGGGGTAGACATTTACTCAGAAGATGAAACGGATCAGTTGTGA
- the uvrB gene encoding excinuclease ABC subunit UvrB — protein MSYILDNMTQLKVKSQFKPTGDQPEAIQSLVDGLKRGEKFQTLLGITGSGKTFTMAKVIEKVQRPTLIISHNKTLAAQLYGEFKSFFPENAVEYFISYYDYYQPEAYLPVTDTYIEKDSDINDEIEKLRLKATASLLSRRDVIVVASVSCIYGLGSPTEYKDQIILLQKGNIYPRDELLKKLIAIHYVRNDMSFSRGTFRIRGDVMDIYPAYNDNPVRLEFWGDELDSITFIDPITGKVQGSSDWIIIYPARHFITNEETMKIALGDIRNELSERLTELRQNGKLVEAQRLEQRVNYDMEMMQELGYCSGIENYSRHLTRRKPGERPYTLMDFFPEDYLLFIDESHATIPQIRAMYNGDRSRKEVLVEYGFRLPSALDNRPMKFEEFEEMIHQAIFVSATPADYEMEKTEGVFTEQIIRPTGLLDPEIEVRPTENQIDDLIDEIKKRTSRKERVLITTLTKKMSENLADYLKNVQVNTRYLHSEIDSLERISILRDLRLGEFDVLVGINLLREGLDLPEVSLVAILDADKQGFLRSERSLFQIAGRASRNVNGKVIFYADRISDAMKTVIDETNRRRKVQKEYNRIHDITPVTIYKTQDAVRLSTSIADYSHVKEKQARYKIEKDAAALSKLDILKHIDELTNEMNQAAENLEFELAAKLRDQIVVLKRALKK, from the coding sequence ATGTCATATATTCTTGACAATATGACACAACTCAAAGTCAAATCACAGTTTAAGCCGACGGGGGATCAGCCGGAGGCCATTCAATCCCTGGTGGATGGATTAAAACGTGGGGAGAAATTTCAAACCCTATTGGGTATTACCGGTTCAGGCAAGACCTTTACCATGGCGAAGGTCATTGAAAAGGTCCAGCGGCCCACGTTGATCATTTCTCACAATAAAACCCTGGCTGCTCAGCTTTACGGGGAATTCAAGAGTTTTTTCCCGGAAAATGCAGTGGAATATTTTATCAGTTATTACGATTACTATCAGCCTGAAGCATATCTTCCGGTGACGGACACCTATATTGAAAAAGATTCGGATATCAACGACGAAATTGAAAAACTCCGTCTGAAAGCCACTGCCTCCCTCCTGTCACGCCGTGATGTGATTGTGGTGGCATCGGTCTCGTGTATATACGGCCTGGGATCTCCCACAGAATATAAAGATCAGATTATTCTCCTCCAGAAAGGAAACATCTATCCCCGTGATGAGCTGCTTAAAAAGCTCATTGCCATCCATTATGTCCGGAACGATATGAGTTTTTCCCGGGGAACTTTCCGGATCCGGGGCGATGTGATGGATATCTATCCGGCATACAACGACAATCCGGTCAGGCTTGAATTCTGGGGAGACGAACTGGACAGCATTACCTTTATTGACCCTATAACCGGGAAGGTTCAGGGCAGTTCAGACTGGATCATCATCTATCCGGCCCGGCATTTTATCACCAACGAAGAGACCATGAAAATTGCATTAGGGGATATCCGGAATGAACTTTCCGAACGGCTGACAGAGCTCCGGCAAAACGGCAAACTGGTAGAAGCCCAACGTTTGGAACAGCGGGTAAACTACGACATGGAGATGATGCAGGAACTGGGATACTGTTCGGGAATAGAGAATTACAGCCGTCATCTAACCCGGCGCAAACCGGGAGAACGTCCCTATACCCTCATGGATTTTTTCCCGGAGGATTATCTCCTTTTTATCGATGAATCCCATGCTACCATCCCCCAGATCCGCGCCATGTACAACGGAGACCGTTCCCGAAAAGAAGTACTGGTGGAATACGGCTTCCGCCTTCCCAGCGCCCTGGATAACCGACCCATGAAATTTGAAGAATTTGAAGAGATGATCCATCAGGCAATCTTTGTCAGCGCCACACCGGCCGATTATGAAATGGAGAAAACAGAAGGCGTTTTTACCGAACAGATCATACGTCCTACCGGACTCCTGGATCCGGAAATCGAAGTCCGTCCCACAGAAAACCAAATTGATGATTTGATAGATGAAATAAAAAAACGAACCAGCCGAAAAGAACGGGTTCTGATCACCACGTTAACGAAGAAAATGTCCGAAAACCTGGCAGATTACCTGAAAAATGTCCAGGTCAATACCCGGTATCTCCATTCGGAAATCGATAGCCTTGAACGAATCTCCATCCTCCGGGATCTGCGACTGGGTGAATTTGATGTACTGGTAGGAATAAATCTTCTCCGGGAAGGACTGGATTTGCCGGAAGTTTCACTGGTGGCTATCCTGGATGCAGATAAACAGGGATTTTTACGTTCTGAACGTTCATTGTTTCAGATTGCCGGCCGGGCCAGCCGGAATGTGAATGGCAAGGTGATTTTTTATGCAGACCGTATCAGCGATGCCATGAAAACAGTCATTGATGAAACCAACCGCCGGCGGAAGGTCCAAAAGGAATACAACCGGATTCATGATATTACACCAGTCACAATTTATAAAACCCAGGATGCTGTCCGCCTGAGTACATCCATTGCAGACTACTCCCATGTCAAAGAGAAGCAGGCACGCTACAAGATTGAAAAAGATGCAGCGGCATTGTCGAAACTGGACATTCTGAAGCATATTGACGAATTGACCAACGAGATGAATCAAGCGGCTGAGAACCTGGAATTTGAACTGGCGGCAAAACTCAGGGATCAAATCGTGGTCTTAAAACGGGCTTTGAAGAAATAA
- a CDS encoding aminopeptidase: MTDPREKALAEVLVNYSTHVQENENVLIEAFNIPDSLVVQLIRAVRLRKGNPFVQIKSSVINRELLRNGNDAQISLSGKLEAAAMKEMDCYIGVRGALNISEMSDVAAEDMKRYELLWGYPVHKEIRVPKTRWVVLRYPTPSMAQQAGMSTEAFEDFFFKVCTLDYSKMSKAMDPLVDLINKTDKVHITGKDTDLTFSIKGFNGIKCDGEANIPDGEVFTAPVKESVNGVIHYNTPTLYQGTVFQDIRLTFKDGKIVDFQGDHSEKLKAIFDTDEGARYVGEFAIGLNPWITEGMLDILFDEKIAGSIHFTPGDTYEETNNGNKSAIHWDLVLRQTPEHGGGEIWFDDVLIRKDGRFVLPELDGLNPEKLK; the protein is encoded by the coding sequence ATGACAGATCCCAGAGAGAAGGCATTAGCCGAAGTACTGGTCAATTATTCAACTCACGTTCAGGAAAATGAAAATGTTCTGATTGAAGCATTCAATATCCCCGATTCGCTCGTTGTGCAGCTCATTCGTGCTGTTCGTTTGCGGAAGGGAAATCCCTTTGTACAGATTAAATCGTCAGTTATCAACCGTGAACTCTTGCGGAATGGTAATGATGCCCAGATTTCCCTGAGCGGTAAGCTGGAAGCGGCAGCTATGAAGGAAATGGACTGTTACATTGGTGTCCGGGGAGCCCTGAATATTTCTGAAATGTCTGATGTGGCTGCGGAAGATATGAAACGCTACGAACTTTTGTGGGGATATCCGGTCCATAAAGAGATTCGCGTCCCCAAAACCCGCTGGGTGGTTCTCCGGTATCCCACACCCTCCATGGCCCAGCAGGCGGGGATGAGTACGGAAGCTTTCGAGGATTTCTTTTTCAAGGTCTGTACCCTGGATTACTCAAAAATGTCCAAAGCCATGGATCCTCTGGTGGATTTGATCAACAAAACAGATAAGGTTCATATCACGGGTAAAGATACGGATTTAACCTTTTCCATCAAGGGATTCAACGGTATTAAATGTGATGGTGAAGCCAATATTCCGGATGGTGAAGTTTTTACGGCACCGGTGAAGGAGAGTGTGAATGGCGTCATCCATTATAATACACCCACCCTGTATCAGGGAACGGTTTTTCAGGATATCCGCCTGACATTCAAAGACGGGAAAATTGTGGATTTTCAGGGAGATCATTCTGAAAAGCTGAAAGCAATTTTTGACACGGACGAAGGCGCCCGGTATGTAGGAGAATTTGCCATCGGACTCAATCCCTGGATTACCGAGGGGATGCTGGATATTCTCTTTGATGAAAAAATTGCCGGATCTATCCATTTTACCCCCGGGGATACCTATGAAGAAACCAATAACGGCAATAAAAGTGCGATTCACTGGGACCTGGTTTTACGCCAGACTCCGGAACATGGCGGGGGAGAAATCTGGTTTGATGATGTTTTAATCCGGAAAGACGGGCGCTTTGTGTTACCGGAATTGGACGGATTGAACCCGGAAAAATTGAAATAA
- a CDS encoding sigma-54 dependent transcriptional regulator, which produces MIEIEQKYGIIGKSDAIKEVISSIEQVAPTDISILISGESGTGKELVAQAIHRLSHRKNRPYIVVNCGAIPSGTIESELFGHKKGSFTGATEDRKGFFEAANQGTIFLDEIGELPLETQVKLLRVLESGEIIRVGESIPQKVDVRILAATNKDLKEQVMEGDFRKDLYYRLKTISIHLPALRDRREDIPMLAEHFMIEYADRNNLQYKPITPSAMKILESLNWQGNIRELRNFIHSVFVLEKSHIIQAETVREYLRKHAGFIESGHFDTRFPVRMDKDVDKMERELILRQLFLLRQDVDEIKNMLRQNYQMLEKGQVSLDEIPQRLNRYDKEPIQAGEILTVEDKSIRDMEKGLIEQTLDKYHGSKRKTAQALQISERTLYRKLKEYDIQS; this is translated from the coding sequence ATGATTGAAATTGAACAAAAATACGGGATCATTGGCAAATCCGATGCCATCAAAGAGGTCATCAGTTCTATTGAACAGGTGGCACCTACAGACATCAGCATACTTATCAGCGGGGAAAGCGGAACCGGAAAGGAACTGGTTGCCCAGGCGATTCATCGCTTAAGCCACCGTAAAAACCGGCCGTACATAGTGGTCAATTGCGGAGCCATCCCTTCAGGAACCATTGAAAGCGAACTTTTTGGCCATAAAAAGGGAAGTTTTACCGGTGCCACGGAAGACCGGAAAGGTTTTTTTGAGGCAGCCAACCAGGGAACGATTTTTCTCGATGAAATTGGTGAATTGCCTCTGGAAACCCAGGTAAAACTTCTCCGTGTCCTTGAATCAGGGGAAATTATCCGTGTCGGCGAAAGCATTCCCCAAAAAGTTGATGTCCGTATTCTGGCCGCCACCAATAAAGATCTGAAAGAACAGGTAATGGAAGGGGATTTTAGAAAAGATCTCTATTACCGGTTGAAAACCATATCGATTCACCTGCCCGCGTTAAGGGATCGCCGGGAGGATATCCCCATGCTGGCGGAACATTTTATGATTGAATATGCCGACCGGAACAATCTGCAATACAAACCGATTACTCCCTCAGCCATGAAAATCCTGGAATCTTTAAACTGGCAGGGAAATATCCGGGAATTGCGGAATTTTATTCACTCTGTCTTTGTCCTGGAGAAATCCCATATCATCCAGGCAGAAACGGTCCGTGAATATCTCAGGAAACATGCAGGATTCATCGAAAGCGGACATTTTGATACCCGGTTTCCGGTCCGCATGGATAAAGATGTGGATAAAATGGAACGTGAATTAATACTCCGCCAACTCTTTCTTCTCCGACAGGATGTGGATGAAATCAAAAACATGTTGAGACAGAATTATCAAATGCTGGAAAAAGGGCAGGTATCACTGGATGAAATCCCCCAGCGACTGAACCGGTACGACAAAGAGCCTATCCAGGCAGGAGAAATTTTAACTGTAGAGGATAAATCCATCCGGGATATGGAAAAAGGACTCATAGAACAGACACTGGATAAATATCACGGATCCAAGCGAAAAACAGCCCAGGCCCTGCAAATCAGCGAACGGACACTATACAGAAAGTTGAAAGAGTATGATATTCAAAGCTAA
- a CDS encoding DEAD/DEAH box helicase translates to MNDLYSKEKETVETILTQSGQFSPNIVHIHHIEGNEGDYRDFPEDLHPDITRILRSRGIQRLYSHQAEAWEQTTAGKNITVVTPTASGKTLTYNLPVLQKIIENPKAKALYLFPTKALSQDQMTELHELITALERDIKVYTFDGDTPSSARAAIRKQGNIVVTNPDMLHQGILPHHTKWMQFFQNLDIVVIDEMHIYRGVFGSHMTNVIRRLKRICRFYRSNPLFILCSATIANPGEHASRLIEDQITVIDRSGAPVSSKTLIFYNPPIINKELGIRASYLKQARYLAEFLIRKDVQTLIFALSRLNVEVLTKYLKDTFDSDRESMSRPEMIAGYRGGYLPNRRREIEKGIRSGQIRGVVSTNALELGIDIGSLDAAILAGYPGSISSTWQQIGRAGRRGKSAIGIFIGRSDPLDQFLMQNPGYFFGQSPEHARMNPDNVMLLVDHIKCAAFELPFQEGDTFGNVPADDLLAILEFLTKGGVLHYDNRRWYWSDTAYPAVNVNLRRSPEGNFVVVDTENNHKIIGEVDYSAAILTIYPDAIYLASGQQYIVDKLDWDGRKALVRPTDSDYYTDSIDYTKVKVLSEDEARHTRNAEVFQGEVQVMTRAVGFKKIRFYTSENTGYGKINLPDLEMATTAYWFTIPNHAIERLPRSRADIVDGLLGISKALHSVATLHIMSEPHDIHKAVGDKSSEWFAMNTITERGIYSAPDENKKSEKLNPEDLENFQPTLFIYDNYPGGIGFSPLLYDAHEKLIRESWSLIQNCSCHNGCPSCVGPSNEVGINTKEIALDILSILLERES, encoded by the coding sequence ATGAATGATCTGTACTCTAAAGAGAAAGAAACGGTGGAAACAATCCTCACCCAATCAGGGCAGTTTAGTCCCAATATTGTGCATATTCACCATATTGAAGGGAATGAAGGTGATTATCGGGACTTTCCGGAAGATCTTCACCCCGATATTACCCGTATTCTTCGGTCCCGGGGTATTCAGCGTCTTTATTCCCACCAGGCAGAAGCCTGGGAACAGACCACTGCCGGTAAAAACATCACCGTGGTTACCCCCACTGCTTCCGGAAAAACTCTCACATACAACCTTCCGGTCTTACAAAAAATCATAGAGAACCCAAAAGCAAAGGCCTTGTACCTCTTCCCCACCAAGGCATTGAGTCAGGATCAGATGACGGAGCTTCATGAACTGATCACGGCTTTGGAACGGGATATCAAGGTTTACACCTTTGACGGGGATACGCCCTCCAGCGCCCGGGCCGCGATCCGGAAACAGGGTAATATCGTTGTCACAAATCCGGACATGCTCCATCAGGGCATTTTGCCCCATCACACAAAATGGATGCAGTTTTTTCAGAATCTGGATATCGTGGTTATCGATGAAATGCATATTTACCGGGGTGTTTTCGGATCCCACATGACCAATGTCATCCGTAGGTTGAAACGAATTTGCCGGTTTTACCGTTCGAATCCCCTTTTCATTCTTTGCTCTGCCACAATAGCCAATCCAGGTGAGCACGCAAGCCGCTTGATTGAGGATCAGATCACCGTCATTGACCGCTCCGGTGCACCGGTAAGTTCCAAAACGCTTATTTTTTATAATCCACCTATCATCAACAAAGAGCTGGGCATCCGTGCCAGTTACCTCAAACAAGCCCGGTACCTGGCAGAATTTCTCATTCGGAAGGATGTACAGACCCTTATTTTTGCCCTTTCACGTCTGAATGTGGAAGTATTGACAAAATATCTCAAGGACACCTTTGATTCAGATCGGGAATCCATGAGCCGGCCGGAAATGATTGCCGGTTACCGGGGGGGATATCTGCCCAACCGGCGCCGGGAGATAGAAAAGGGCATCCGGAGCGGACAGATACGTGGGGTTGTATCCACAAACGCCCTGGAACTGGGGATTGACATCGGGAGTCTGGACGCGGCGATTCTGGCAGGATATCCAGGAAGTATATCCAGCACCTGGCAGCAGATCGGCCGGGCAGGACGCCGGGGAAAATCCGCCATCGGCATATTTATCGGCCGGTCCGATCCCCTGGATCAGTTCCTGATGCAAAACCCCGGTTACTTTTTCGGACAGTCCCCGGAACATGCCCGGATGAATCCGGACAATGTCATGCTATTGGTAGATCATATTAAATGTGCCGCCTTTGAACTCCCCTTTCAAGAAGGAGACACCTTTGGGAATGTACCGGCGGACGATTTGCTGGCAATTTTGGAATTTCTGACCAAAGGAGGCGTCTTACATTATGATAACCGTCGCTGGTATTGGTCCGACACGGCTTATCCTGCGGTAAATGTAAATCTCCGACGCTCACCTGAAGGCAATTTTGTTGTGGTAGATACAGAAAATAATCACAAAATCATCGGTGAAGTGGATTACAGCGCTGCGATTCTTACCATATATCCCGATGCCATCTATCTGGCGTCCGGACAACAGTACATTGTAGACAAGCTGGACTGGGACGGCCGAAAGGCGTTGGTTCGTCCCACCGATTCGGATTATTACACCGATTCCATTGATTACACCAAAGTGAAAGTATTAAGTGAAGACGAAGCGCGCCATACCCGGAATGCCGAGGTTTTCCAGGGCGAAGTTCAGGTCATGACCCGGGCGGTGGGATTCAAGAAAATCCGGTTTTACACCAGTGAAAATACAGGATATGGAAAAATCAACCTGCCGGATCTGGAAATGGCCACCACAGCTTATTGGTTTACCATCCCCAATCACGCGATTGAGCGTCTGCCCCGAAGCAGGGCGGATATAGTGGATGGCTTGTTGGGAATCAGTAAAGCCCTACACTCCGTTGCCACCCTGCACATCATGAGTGAACCCCATGATATTCATAAAGCTGTAGGGGACAAAAGCTCGGAATGGTTCGCCATGAACACCATTACAGAACGGGGTATCTATTCTGCCCCGGATGAAAACAAAAAGTCAGAAAAACTCAACCCGGAGGATCTGGAAAACTTTCAACCCACACTCTTTATCTACGACAATTATCCAGGAGGCATCGGATTCAGTCCCCTACTCTATGATGCCCATGAAAAACTCATCCGGGAAAGCTGGTCCCTCATCCAAAACTGCTCATGTCACAATGGGTGTCCCTCCTGTGTCGGCCCGTCAAATGAAGTGGGTATCAACACCAAAGAAATCGCCCTCGATATATTATCCATTTTATTGGAACGGGAATCCTGA